The Motacilla alba alba isolate MOTALB_02 chromosome 14, Motacilla_alba_V1.0_pri, whole genome shotgun sequence genome includes a region encoding these proteins:
- the SLC5A11 gene encoding sodium/myo-inositol cotransporter 2, with amino-acid sequence MDPTSVPPASVTPSWDVFPQQTLEPVDIAVLVLYFLFVLAVGLWSMWKTQRSTVKGYFLAGGQMVWWPVGASLFASNVGSGHFIGLAGSGAASGIAATAYEWNGMFCVLVLAWLFLPIYIASGVTTMPEYLQRRFGGKRIQIFLAVLYLFIYIFTKISVDMYAGALFIQQALHWDLYIAVAGLLAITAVYTVSGGLAAVIYTDALQTLIMLIGAVSLMVFSFIEVGGLEGLQAKYFDAIPSSRPENSSCGLPREDAFHIFRDPVSSDLPWPGVLVGMTIPSLWYWCTDQVIVQRSLAAKSLSHAKGGSLMTSYLKILPLFMMVMPGMISRVLFPDLVACADPEICQKICGNPSGCSDIAYPKLVLELLPVGLRGLMMSVMIAALMSSLTSIFNSSSTIFTMDLWKHFRPRCSEWELMIVGRVFVLLLTVVSILWIPLVQAGQGGQLFIYIQSISSYLQPPVAVVFILGCFWTRANEKGAFWGLLLGLLLGAVRLVLDFIYPEPRCGQPDGRPGVLKYMHYLYFSMLLGAVTSLTVLLVSLATEPPAPEMVSRLTWFTRGDAPARQEPAAGTKELQLELSPAPESGSEGSKGAAEAKGSSKLLSTLLWLCGMERRQEGAESVPRAEPLPGVSLEEAPLVKHVLNINLLLCLCAGLFLWAYFA; translated from the exons ATGGACCCCACCAGCGTGCCCCCGGCCTCTGTGACCCCCTCGTGGGACGTGTTCCCCCAGCAGACCCTGGAGCCCGTGGACATCGCCGTGCTCGTGCTCTATTTCCTCTTCGTGCTCGCCGTGGGGCTCTGG TCCATGTGGAAGACGCAGCGCAGCACCGTCAAGGGCTACTTCCTCGCCGGGGGACAGATGGTCTGGTGGCCT gtGGGTGCATCCCTGTTTGCCAGCAACGTGGGCAGCGGGCACTTCATCGGCCTGGCCGGCTCGGGAGCTGCCTCGGGCATCGCAGCCACAGCCTACGAGTGGAAC GGGATGTTCTGCGTGCTGGTGCTGGCCTGGCTCTTCCTGCCCATCTACATCGCCTCGGGG GTCACCACCATGCCGGAGTATTTGCAGAGACGCTTTGGAGGCAAAAGAATTCAGATATTCCTGGCTGTTCTCTACTTGTTCATCTACATCTTCACCAAAATATCt gtggaCATGTACGCCGGGGCCCTGTTCATCCAGCAGGCCTTGCACTGGGACCTGTACATCGCCGTGGCTGGGCTGCTGGCCATCACTGCCGTGTACACCGTGTctg gtggCCTGGCAGCTGTGATCTACACGGATGCCCTGCAGACCCTCATCATGCTCATCGGGGCCGTGTCCCTCATGGTCTTCA GTTTTATTGAAGTTGGTGGCCTTGAAGGTTTACAGGCAAAATACTTTGATGCCATTCCCAGCAGCCGGCCGGAGAACAGCAGCTGtggcctgcccagggaagaTGCTTTCCACATCTTCAGAGACCCCGTGAGCTCTGACCTGCCCTGGCCAGGAGTCCTGGTGGGAATGaccatcccatccctgtggtACTGGTGCACAGATCAG GTCATCGTGCAGAGGTCCCTCGCTGCCAAAAGCCTCTCCCACGCCAAAGGAGGCTCCTTGATGACCTCCTACTTGAAGATTTTGCCCCTCTTTATGATGGTAATGCCAGGCATGATCAGCCGGGTTCTCTTCCCAG ATCTGGTGGCTTGTGCAGACCCAGAAATCTGCCAGAAAATCTGCGGCAACCCCTCTGGCTGTTCCGATATTGCTTATCCCaagctggtgctggagctcctgcctgTAG GACTCAGGGGCCTGATGATGTCCGTGATGATAGCAGCCCTCATGTCCTCCCTGACTTCCATCTTCAACAGCTCCAGCACCATTTTCACCATGGACCTCTGGAAACACTTCCGGCCCCGCTGCTCCGAGTGGGAGCTGATGATCGTGGGcag ggtctttgtgctgctgctgaccGTGGTGTCCATCCTGTGGATCCCCCTGGTGCAGGCGGGCCAGGGTGGGCAGCTCTTCATCTACATCCAGTCCATCAGCTCCTACCTGCAGCCGCCCGTGGCCGTGGTCTTCATCCTGGGCTGCTTCTGGACGAGGGCCAACGAGAAG GGAGCCttctgggggctgctgctggggctgctgctgggcgcCGTGCGCCTGGTGCTGGATTTCATCTACCCCGAGCCGCGCTGCGGCCAGCCCGACGGCCGGCCCGGCGTGCTCAAGTACATGCACTACCTCTACTTCTCCATGCTGCTGGGCGCCGTCACCAGCCTCACCGTGCTCCTGGTCAGCCTGGCCACCGAGCCCCCGGCCCCCGAAATG GTCAGCCGGCTCACCTGGTTCACCCGCGGGGATGCTCCGGCCCGCCAGGAGCCGGCGGCTGGCaccaaggagctgcagctggagctgagccccGCTCCTGAGAGCGGCTCCGAGGGCAGCAAAG GTGCAGCCGAGGCCAAGGGCAGCTCCAAGCTGCTGAGCACCTTGCTGTGGCTCTGCGGGATGGAGCGCAGGCAGGAGGGGGCCGAGAGCgtgcccagagctgagcccctgccCGGGGTGTCCCTGGAGGAGGCCCCGCTGGTGAAGCACGTCCTGAACATCaacctgctgctgtgcctgtgtgccgGGCTCTTCCTCTGGGCGTACTTCGCGTAG